The DNA sequence ACCGGATTCGTTTAAGATTATTGGCACCACTTCACCATCGACAATCCGTACGCTTATGACCCGCAGGGAATTGGAAATAACAGACCAGTGGCAAACTAAAGAAGCCCTGGAAGCCCTGGATCGGATTCCCGGTGTAGGCGTTAATGCCGCTTTTACCGGTACCATACTGAATATCATGTTCAACACTAAAAAGGCGCCAACCGATGATGTGCATTTCCGGAAGGCCCTGGCCTATGCATTTGACTACGACACCGTGGTTGATAAGCTGTTTCCTGGTTCCAGGAAGGCAAAAGGGCCGGTTTCCTCCGTTCTGCCCGGATTCAATCCCAACCTGACGCCATATGAACGGAATCTGGAGAAGGCCAGGGCAGAATTAGCCAAGTCAAAATATGCCAGCAGGCTGGATGAATATCCTGTTGAACTGGCATGGGTAGCAGAGGTTCCTGATGAAGAAAAAATTGCCCTGCTCTTACAGTCAAACGCAGCAGAACTGGGGATAAAGGTTAACGTAGTCAAGGTTCCCTGGCTGTCATTTGTGGATCAGGTAGCGAAGCCTGAGAATACGCCTAATGCCAGCACCGTATTTGTTTCCCCGCATTACAGTGAGGCCGGTTCCATCCTGGAATCACGCTACCACTCCAAATCCACCGGAACCTGGGAGCAGTGTGAGTGGTTAAAGAATGCCGAGATAGACGCCGCCATTGAGGATGCCATCAGCACTCTGGACACCAACAAGCGCTTTGAAAAATACAGGGCTATTCAGGAAAAAATTGTAGACCTGGCCCCAACTATTTGGGCATTTGACCAGGCCGAGAAAAGAGCTTATCAGGAAGAATATGTAGTATGGCCGGCGGCCGATTTAATCAAGCAGGGTAAACCGGTCACTTCTGTGATGGGCTACATGTTTTATTTCCGCGAATTCAAGGTATACCCCAACAAGGTTCCTAAATAAATTAAATCAAGCTTTGAAGCCAGATAAATTGTGCCTGTTTATTGTTGCAAGTTGATTCTGTTGCTAACGGGTGGTGGCGCCCCTTAGCTATCTGGATGGGGAGGGCCACCACACCATTTGTATTATTGATTGATGGCTGTAGCCAGCATTTTCAATCCATTGCCTGCCCGGGAAAAACTTGAAGCAAAATTTTGGTTGGAAGTACTCATCAAGGACTTCAGGTTCATTATGCATGCTTACACTGGATTGACATAATCTCGGTCACGGATATTGTACTGCCGTTAGGGGGTAATTTATGAAATTGCACTCATATCTTTTGAGAAGGCTCTTACTTTCCATTTTTGTGCTGGTCGGGCTTTCGATTGTAATTTTCATTATTGCCCGCGTCGTGCCCGGCGATCCGGCTAGAATGGCTTTGGGGCCGAGAGCACCCCAGTTTGCGGTGGATGCGTTGCGGGAGGAAATGCACCTGGATAAACCCCTGGTAGCTCAATACTATTACTGGATTAAAGGGGTTGCCACCGGTGACCTGGGCAGGTCACTGGTAACCAAACGCGGGGTACTGGAAGATATCATGGAATTTCTTCCGGCAACCATGGAACTGGTCATGGTATCGGCCATATTTGTGATTGTCTTTTCCATATTGTTCGGCACCCTGGCGGCCAGGTACAAAGATAAATGGGTAGATAGCGTGATCAGGATTATGGCGTATACGGGGGTTGCCGTGCCGTCATTCGTGCTGGCCGTGTTATTCGTGCTCATATTTGGCTATCTCTGGCCGGTGATACCTGCTCTGGGCCGTCTTAGTGCCGGAGTGCA is a window from the Desulfofundulus luciae genome containing:
- a CDS encoding ABC transporter permease translates to MKLHSYLLRRLLLSIFVLVGLSIVIFIIARVVPGDPARMALGPRAPQFAVDALREEMHLDKPLVAQYYYWIKGVATGDLGRSLVTKRGVLEDIMEFLPATMELVMVSAIFVIVFSILFGTLAARYKDKWVDSVIRIMAYTGVAVPSFVLAVLFVLIFGYLWPVIPALGRLSAGVQPPVSITGLLTIDSLLTGDFPVFWDALKHLFLPALALAIGPIFQEARIIRSAMTDNMGKDYVAAAVGYGIPNHIIMGKYLLKPSLIPAVSVMGLDIASLMGNAFLVEVIFNWPGISRYGMEAMLRKDLNAISAVIIVFGLIFVLVNILVDLIVAYLDPRIRLGGKL
- a CDS encoding ABC transporter substrate-binding protein translates to MKNWARLRKKLVIPGILVLLVAMLLAGCGGGKTGSQKGAPDSQQSAREKIIRISEANVPNIDPGVGSDYASSIALANLYDTLVFPSHDGTLKPWLATDWKTSSDGLTWTFNLRHGVKFHNGDELTAEDVVFSMQRMLTLGEGYGYLFTDVVKEVKALDNYTVQFTLKKTFGPFLSTLVRLYILNKDQVMANIKPGPYGKMGDYGKDWLITNDAGSGPYMVKELKKQEHLYAVKFDHYWGGWDQDAPDSFKIIGTTSPSTIRTLMTRRELEITDQWQTKEALEALDRIPGVGVNAAFTGTILNIMFNTKKAPTDDVHFRKALAYAFDYDTVVDKLFPGSRKAKGPVSSVLPGFNPNLTPYERNLEKARAELAKSKYASRLDEYPVELAWVAEVPDEEKIALLLQSNAAELGIKVNVVKVPWLSFVDQVAKPENTPNASTVFVSPHYSEAGSILESRYHSKSTGTWEQCEWLKNAEIDAAIEDAISTLDTNKRFEKYRAIQEKIVDLAPTIWAFDQAEKRAYQEEYVVWPAADLIKQGKPVTSVMGYMFYFREFKVYPNKVPK